A region from the Neurospora crassa OR74A linkage group V, whole genome shotgun sequence genome encodes:
- a CDS encoding urease accessory protein UreF — MSQLQHERALSNDAEAIEDEIADLERRLAEAKERQRQAQQQRSVVQESNLGVIPVPSPSQTILHSTANHFLLLLSDSALPLGSFAFSSGLESYLAHNKSSPSPSHSTSIVTNKPPKTKLPPPSFTSFLPLSLSSYASTTLPYVLAAHRDPAQLALLDDTLDATIVCTVGRRASVAQGRALLSIWDRSLSSSLPPSSTSAEAAAAILKPFSALLRSAGAPPPSSTTTTTTSSSSNPSTSGGGRSSGWNDPPPVSAHLPPLFGAICALVGLSLEQTAYVYLLSHVKALVSAAVRAGMFGPYQAQKTLASRQVQEMIGALMKREWERGVEEAGQSVPVMDLWIGRHEVLYSRIFNS; from the exons ATGTCACAACTACAACATGAGAGAGCTTTATCCAACGATGCCGAAGCAATTGAGGATGAGATCGCCGATCTAGAAAGACGCCTGGCGGAAGCCAAAGAGAGACAAAGACAGGCTCAGCAACAGCGGAGTGTCGTGCAAGAGTCCAATCTTGGGGTGATACCAG TCCCCTCCCCGTCCCAAACCATCCTCCACTCCACAGCcaaccacttcctcctcctcctttccgaCTCCGCGCTGCCTCTCGGATCCTTCGCCTTCAGCAGCGGTCTCGAATCCTACCTCGCCCACAACaaatcttctccttccccttcgcATTCTACATCAATTGTCACTAACAAACCACCCAAAACCAAActtccaccaccctccttcacctctttcctccccctctccctctcctcctacGCGTCCACCACGCTCCCCTACGTCCTCGCCGCCCACCGCGACCCAGCCCAGCTCGCCCTGCTAGACGACACCCTCGACGCAACCATCGTCTGCACCGTCGGCCGTCGAGCATCGGTCGCCCAGGGCCGAGCGCTGCTTTCCATCTGGGACCGCTCTCTGTCCTCGTCGCTACCGCCTTCGTCTACTTCTGCCGAAGCGGCGGCTGCAATTCTCAAGCCTTTCTCGGCTTTGCTTAGATCTGCAGGGGCGCCACCACcgtcttccaccaccaccaccaccaccagcagcagcagcaatccATCGACATCgggcggaggaagaagtaGCGGGTGGAACGACCCTCCACCCGTCTCCGCCCACCTCCCGCCCCTCTTCGGCGCCATCTGCGCCCTCGTCGGGCTCTCGCTCGAGCAGACAGCTTACGTTTATTTACTTAGCCACGTGAAGGCGCTGGTGAGCGCGGCGGTGAGGGCGGGCATGTTTGGCCCCTACCAGGCGCAGAAGACGCTGGCGAGCAGGCAGGTGCAGGAGATGATTGGGGCGTTGATGAAGAGGGAGTGGGAGAGAGgcgtggaggaggcggggCAGAGCGTGCCGGTTATGGATTTGTGGATTGGTAGGCATGAGGTTCTTTATTCGAGGATTTTCAACAGTTGa
- the acd-3 gene encoding acyl-CoA dehydrogenase family member 11, which yields MSTQIPIAVRNRVSERAKKTLDVVARFVEEDCIPADTVYEAQIGVGDARWEAHPQILEDLKAKAKSLGLWNMFLPKGHYKESPGFTNLEYGLMAEWLGKSRVASEAVNCSAPDTGNMEVLAKYGNEEQKAKWLKPLMDGKIRSAFLMTEPQVASSDARNIEMKITKDGDHYVLNGQKWWSSGAGDPRCKVYIVMGKSDPNNKDPYRQQSVIIVPSDTKGITIERMLSVYGYDDAPHGHGHITFYNVRVPAANLVLGEGRGFEIIQGRLGPGRIHHAMRTIGAAERALEWMLMRINDPKKTPFGKQLREHGVILEWVAKSRIDIDAARLVVLNAAIKMDEQGPKAALTEIAQAKVLVPQTALTVIDRAVQSFGGAGVSQDTPLANMWAQIRTLRLADGPDEVHLQQMGRNENKRGKAVTDKINAQKAKAEELRKKYGAKRTEIGSNIKHSKL from the exons ATGTCTACCCAGATTCCCATCGCT GTTCGCAATCGTGTTAGTGAGCGAGCCAAGAAGACGCTGGACGTCGTTGCTCGCTTCGTGGAGGAGGACTGCATCCC TGCCGATACGGTCTATGAAGCCCAAATCGGCGTTGGAGACGCAAGATGGGAGGCCCACCCCCAGATCCTCGAGGATCTCAAGGCCAAGGCAAAGTCCTTGGGCCTGTGGAACATGTTTCTTCCCAAGGGTCATTATAAGGAATCCCCTGGCTTCACCAACCTTGAGTATGGCTTGATGGCTGAGTGGTTGGGCAAGTCCCGCGTTGCATCCGAGGCCGTCAATTGCTCTGCTCCCGACACTGGCAACATGGAGGTTCTGGCCAAGTACGGTAACGAGGAGCAAAAGGCCAAATGGCTGAAGCCGCTTATGGATGGCAAGATCCGCTCTGCCTTCCTGATGACTGAGCCGCAGGTGGCTTCTTCGGACGCCCGGAACATCGAGATGAAGATCACCAAGGACGGCGATCACTACGTTCTTAACGGCCAGAAGTGGTGGTCAAGCGGCGCCGGTGACCCTCGCTGCAAGGTCTACATTGTCATGGGCAAGAGTGACCCCAACAACAAGGATCCTTACAGGCAACAGTCCGTCATTATCGTTCCATCCGACACCAAGGGCATCACCATCGAGCGCATGCTTTCCGTTTATGGCTATGACGATGCTCCTCACGGTCACGGCCATATCACGTTCTACAATGTTCGCGTGCCAGCAGCCAACCTCGTTCTTGGCGAGGGGCGAGGCTTTGAGATCATCCAGGGTCGCCTGGGTCCCGGTCGCATTCATCACGCCATGCGCACGATCGGTGCCGCCGAGAGGGCCTTGGAGTGGATGCTCATGCGCATCAACGACCCTAAGAAGACGCCCTTTGGAAAGCAGCTGCGGGAACACGGCGTCATCCTGGAATGGGTCGCCAAGTCTCGCATTGATATCGACGCTGCGCGCCTTGTCGTGCTCAACGCCGCCATTAAGATGGACGAGCAAGGTCCTAAAGCGGCGCTCACGGAAATCGCCCAGGCCAAGGTCCTTGTTCCACAGACGGCTTTGACTGTCATCGACCGCGCTGTCCAGAGCTTTGGTGGTGCGGGTGTCAGCCAGGATACTCCCTTGGCTAATATGTGGGCTCAGATCAGAACTCTAAGACTGGCTGATGGTCCTGATGAGGTCCATCTGCAACAAATGGGTCGCAACGAGAACAAACGCGGTAAGGCCGTGACGGACAAAATCAATGCCCAGAAGGCCAAGGCAGAGGAGTTGAGGAAGAAGTATGGCGCCAAGCGCACTGAGATTGGGTCAAACATCAAGCACTCCAAGCTTTGA
- a CDS encoding GTP-binding protein 1, with the protein MVNITEKIKEIEEEMRKTQKNKATEYHLGLLKGKLARLRAQLLEPGPGSGGGPGAGFDVSKSGDARIALVGFPSVGKSTFLSKVTKTKSEVASYAFTTLTAIPGVLEYGGAEIQLLDLPGIIEGASEGKGRGRQVISAAKTSDLILMVLDATKRAEQRALLEAELEAVGIRLNREPPNIYLKPKKAGGMKITFQTPPKNGLDEKMVMNILRDYKILNCEVLVRDENVTVDDFIDVIMKDHRKYIKCLYVYNKIDSVSLDFLDKLAREPYTCVMSCELDLGIQDVIDRCWKELKLIRIYTKRKGTDPDFSEALIVRSNSTIEDVCDRIHRTLKETFKYALVWGASARHIPQRVGLGHPVADEDVVYIVSGWKA; encoded by the exons ATGGTGAACATTACGGAAAAGATCAAGGA GattgaggaggagatgaggaAAACCCAGA AGAACAAGGCAACTG AATATCATCTGGGTCTCTTGAAGGG AAAGCTCGCTCGTCTCCGCGCTCAACTACTCGAGCCAGGGCCGGGCTCGGGCGGCGGTCCAGGTGCCGGTTTCGACGTCAGCAAAAGTGGTGATGCTCGTATAGCACTGGTCGGCTTCCCGTCAGTCGGTAAATCCACGTTCTTATCCAAGGTCACCAAGACCAAGTCCGAAGTCGCCTCATACGCTTTCACGACCCTGACAGCCATTCCCGGTGTGCTCGAATATGGCGGTGCCGAAATCCAGCTGCTCGATTTGCCCGGTATCATCGAGGGTGCCTCCGAGGGCAAGGGTAGAGGAAGACAGGTCATTTCCGCCGCCAAGACAAGCGATCTGATTCTTATGGTTTTGGACGCCACAAAACGTGCTGAGCAGAGGGCCCTCCTCGAGGCCGAGTTGGAGGCTGTAGGCATCAGACTCAACCGGGAGCCACC AAACATCTACCTCAAACCCAAAAAGGCCGGCGGCATGAAGATCACCTTCCAGACGCCGCCCAAGAACGGGCTGGACGAGAAAATGGTGATGAACATCCTGCGCGACTACAAGATCCTCAACTGCGAAGTCCTGGTGCGCGACGAGAACGTGACAGTTGATGACTTCATCGACGTGATTATGAAGGACCACCGCAAGTACATCAAGTGCCTGTACGTCTACAACAAGATCGACAGCGTGTCCCTGGACTTCCTCGACAAGCTTGCGCGTGAGCCGTACACGTGCGTCATGAGTTGCGAGCTCGACCTGGGCATCCAGGACGTCATCGACCGCTGCTGGAAGGAGCTCAAGTTGATCCGCATCTACACCAAGCGCAAGGGCACCGACCCAGACTTTAGCGAGGCTCTGATCGTCAGAAGTAATAGCACCATCGAGGACGTGTGCGACCGCATCCACAGGACGCTCAAAGAGACCTTCAAGTACGCGCTGGTCTGGGGCGCCAGCGCTAGGCATATCCCCCAGAGGGTGGGGTTGGGTCATCCGGTGGCGGATGAGGATGTCGTGTATATAGTCAGTGGGTGGAAGGCTTAG
- a CDS encoding ubiquitin C-terminal hydrolase, with product MEKLKGTKTTSLVPKKFRSVREKNDLHRRNKSTEPGPKSRPLSDMAWLSIFRPESVKQALREKGEVEKEASKIAEITRQLEELNYTEISEQIVRFSLNSKFANGDVNKAIELIRLQQKAFAGIIQPYNPKISMQGAENRGNVTCYLDALLFAMFAKLSAFECMLKNDPADENHGRLAALLRLWVNMLRSGMLIHTDMTQLIQESLAACGWEEAQELEQQDTSEAFAFITETLQLPLLALQVDLFHQGKKDEDDHKVVHERLLNLAVPPDPDGKGIKLEDCLEEYFNNKVDVFRDSVEEKKGDDERGPLPRETERLLSEDEDGQTSDQGDNSPNLQRRWTSQDSTTRTPVSMLDITSARPELPAAPRHRSTSIIQRIVVEDRKPPLDAENKTLLQKAKRTSSTVVKAVTIPAWQFFRLIPWHATAASNGEPSNDVEVARHFNQRPVVGICLKRYTMTETGFPIRQNTLIDIPDSMRLPHFMMPDDDEKQSNGLSQEYKLVLQSVVCHRGDSLHSGHYVAFARVAPKLLTDNRRYEHDPPPDYEEAQWVKFDDLDLDNRVSYVDDIRDSLRQEMPYLLFYQIVPMVDVTAASTDGSVGEPPSYNESTTVVTSVPGTPSMEPLPERPGGMSRSISGYFDSASTLVHNGGGPNIRFSTELERPARLSLDDDPYGTGSAGRLRAGRSRRGSLAVSDTTTTTTAITPSDVGAPSIQPSTPPEESTSTRLGRAAAKFKSKSRPTSQAGETRISLTITRWGLTRPSRDALNKDANSGAGNSSEGGSDEQQQEVKEVEDVSDKNQKEKNKDKEGHHHLHHYRKSKKDKGRDKDDTKEKSKDKEGKKEKGDKLGKSKETGKDGVPDRECAVM from the exons ATGGAGAAACTGAAGGGCACCAAAACCACCTCTTTGGTGCCCAAAAAGTTTCGAAGTGTACGTGAAAAGAATGACCTTCATCGGAGGAACAAATCTACAGAGCCAGGCCCAAAA AGCCGGCCCCTGAGTGACATGGCATGGCTTTCCATATTCAGGCCCGAGTCCGTCAAGCAGGCACTACGAGAAAAAGGAGAGGTGGAAAAGGAGGCCTCAAAG ATTGCCGAAATCACCAGGCAGTTAGAAGAACTTAACTACACCGAAATCTCAGAACAGATAGTCCGATTCTCACTCAACTCTAAATTTGCCAACGGCGATGTCAACAAAGCGATCGAACTTATCCGACTCCAGCAAAAAGCCTTTGCTGGGATCATACAACCATACAACCCCAAAATTAGCATGCAAGGCGCAGAAAACCGGGGGAACGTCACCTGCTACCTCGATGCCTTGTTGTTCGCCATGTTTGCCAAGCTTTCAGCCTTTGAATGCATGTTGAAGAACGATCCGGCAGATGAGAACCATGGGAGGCTAGCAGCACTACTTAGGTTATGGGTCAACATGCTCAGGAGTGGGATGTTGATACACACGGATATG ACCCAGCTCATCCAAGAATCCTTGGCGGCCTGTGGATGGGAGGAGGCCCAGGAACTCGAACAACAAGACACATCAGAAGCATTCGCCTTCATCACTGAGACCTTGCAATTGCCGCTCCTAGCTCTCCAAGTCGATCTCTTTCACCAAGGTAAAAAGGACGAAGACGATCACAAAGTTGTCCACGAGCGACTACTCAACCTCGCCGTTCCCCCAGATCCTGATGGGAAGGGTATCAAGTTGGAAGACTGCCTTGAGGAGTATTTCAACAACAAGGTCGACGTTTTTCGAGATAGcgtggaggaaaagaagggggatgACGAAAGGGGCCCTCTCCCACGCGAAACTGAACGGCTCTTaagcgaggatgaagatggtcaAACGAGCGACCAAGGCGACAATAGCCCAAATCTGCAGCGAAGATGGACATCACAGGATTCGACGACACGTACTCCAGTCTCAATGCTTGATATCACTTCGGCAAGACCCGAGCTACCAGCCGCGCCTCGACACCGctctactagtattatacaGCGCATCGTGGTGGAGGACAGAAAGCCCCCACTGGATGCAGAGAACAAAACTCTGCTCCAGAAGGCCAAAAGGACAAGCTCGACTGTAGTCAAGGCCGTGACAATACCTGCCTGGCAGTTCTTCAGGTTAATTC CATGGCACGCAACTGCTGCTTCTAACGGTGAACCAAGCAACGATGTCGAGGTTGCACGGCATTTTAACCAACGACCGGTGGTCGGCATTTGCTTGAAACGGTATACCATGACAGAAACCGGCTTTCCGATTCGACAAAACACTCTCATCGATATCCCTGACTCCATGCGCCTGCCGCACTTCATGATGCCAGACGATGATGAAAAGCAGTCCAATGGGTTAAGTCAAGAGTACAAACTCGTGCTTCAATCGGTTGTCTGCCACCGCGGCGACTCTCTTCACAGCGGGCATTACGTTGCATTTGCTCGTGTGGCACCAAAACTTCTCACAGACAATCGCCGATATGAACATGACCCGCCGCCGGATTACGAAGAGGCACAATGGGTCAAGTTCGACGACTTGGATTTGGACAACCGAGTGTCCTATGTCGACGATATTAGAGACTCTCTCAGACAAGAGATGCCCTACTTGCTCTTTTACCAGATCGTCCCGATGGTGGATGTCACCGCAGCCTCTACCGATGGGTCTGTTGGCGAGCCACCCTCCTACAACGAGTCGACCACCGTGGTTACCAGTGTACCGGGCACGCCAAGCATGGAGCCCCTTCCGGAACGGCCAGGCGGGATGTCAAGGTCAATTAGTGGTTACTTTGACTCCGCGTCAACCCTCGTGCACAACGGTGGCGGTCCCAATATTCGCTTTAGTACAGAGCTTGAACGGCCCGCGCGTCTCAGTCTTGACGATGATCCGTATGGAACAGGAAGCGCAGGGCGTTTGCGGGCAGGCAGATCCAGACGCGGCAGTCTTGCCGTTTCCGATaccacgacaacaacaacagccatcaCTCCTAGTGATGTGGGCGCACCATCAATCCAGCCTTCTACACCACCGGAGGAGAGTACCTCAACGAGACTCGGCCGGGCAGCAGCGAAGTTCAAGAGCAAATCCCGACCCACCAGCCAGGCTGGCGAAACCCGCATTAGTCTTACCATCACGCGATGGGGCCTGACGCGGCCCAGTAGGGACGCGCTCAACAAGGATGCCAACAGCGGCGCTGGTAACTCATCGGAAGGGGGCAGTGATGAGCAGCAAcaggaggtcaaggaggttgaggatgtgAGTGATAAGAaccagaaggagaagaataaggataaggaaggccatcaccacctacACCACTATCGGAAGTCTAAGAAGGACAAGGGTAGGGATAAGGATGATACGAAGGAGAAGAGCAAGGATaaggagggcaagaaggagaagggagatAAGTTGGGTAAGAGCAAGGAGACAGGGAAGGATGGCGTCCCTGATCGGGAGTGCGCTGTCATGTAA
- a CDS encoding pre-mRNA splicing factor cwc2 translates to MAEVDTRQEEPVSAVIEQAQAGEDATDAQTQELALTTTNTEVAAPTEKKVKKIIRRKKRPARPQIDPALVKSEPPPQTGTTFNIWYNKWSGGDREDKYLSQTHAKGRCNIALDTGYTRADGVAGSFFCLFFARGVCPKGQDCEYLHRLPTIHDIFNPNVDCFGRDKFSDYRDDMGGVGSFSRQNRTIYIGRIHVTEDIEEIVARHFAEWGQIERIRVLNTRGVAFVTYSNEANAQFAKEAMAHQSLDHNEILNVRWATADPNPMAQKREARRIEEQAAEAIRRALPAAYVAEIEGKDPEARKRRKIESSYGLEGYEAPDEVHFARGKNAVNPRGREGYELEDQQLLMLEAGEAGGWGQEQEEEAYPQEQQQSSGGILSGSTLAALQSARVAVAAKPKAPVSAGPLVAYGSDDDSD, encoded by the exons ATGGCCGAAGTCGATACCAGGCAAGAGGAGCCTGTCTCCGCCGTAATTGAACAAGCGCAAGCCGGAGAAGACGCGACAGACGCGCAGACACAGGAGCTTGCTCTCACCACAACGAACACCGAAGTCGCCGCCCCAACAGAGAAGAAGGTCAAAAAGATCATCCGGCGCAAGAAGAGACCGGCGCGACCTCAAATCGACCCGGCGCTAGTCAAATCCGAGCCGCCCCCGCAGACAGGAACAACGTTCAACATCTGGTACAATAAGTGGTCCGGTGGCGATCGCGAAGACAAATACCTATCCCAAACACACGCAAAGGGAAGATGTAATATCGCCTTGGACACTGGATACACGCGCGCCGACGGAGTAGCAGGATCGTTCTTTTGTCTGTTTTTTGCGAGGGGCGTCTGTCCCAAGGGCCAGGATTGCGAGTACCTCCATCGACTACCTACAATCCACGACATTTTCAACCCCAATGTGGACTGTTTTGGGCGCGACAAATTCAGCGACTATCGTGACGACATGGGCGGTGTGGGCAGCTTTAGCAGGCAAAACCGGACAATTTATATTGGTAGAATCCACGTGACGGAGGACATTGAGGAGATCGTGGCCCGTCACTTTGCCGAATGGGGCCAAATAGAAAGAATACGTGTGCTCAACACGAGAGGTGTGGCGTTCGTCACTTATTCAAATGAG GCAAACGCCCAATTCGCCAAGGAAGCAATGGCCCACCAGTCACTAGACCATAACGAGATTCTCAACGTTCGCTGGGCGACAGCGGATCCCAACCCCATGGCGCAGAAACGCGAGGCAAGACGCATCGAGGAGCAAGCCGCCGAAGCCATTCGACGGGCGCTGCCTGCCGCGTATGTTGCCGAGATCGAGGGCAAAGACCCAGAGGCGCGGAAACGGAGGAAGATCGAGAGCAGTTACGGCCTGGAAGGATACGAGGCGCCAGACGAGGTACACTTTGCCCGGGGAAAGAATGCGGTCAACCCAAGGGGTCGCGAAGGGTACGAGCTGGAGGATCAGCAACTGCTCATGCTCGAAGCTGGGGAGGCTGGAGGATGGGgacaggagcaggaggaagaggcatATCCTcaggaacaacaacagagtTCCGGTGGGATCTTGTCTGGTAGCACGCTTGCTGCGCTACAGTCTGCTAGAGTTGCAGTTGCGGCAAAACCGAAAGCACCTGTCTCGGCGGGACCGCTGGTGGCTTATGGTAGTGACGATGACAGCGACTGA